In Alteracholeplasma palmae J233, a single genomic region encodes these proteins:
- a CDS encoding Rqc2 family fibronectin-binding protein, whose protein sequence is MAFDGVFIYHLINEFNTELKQARIEKINQTDKELFSFQLYFNKKRMFLNINLNSHLCSAFLTSTKSTSSLSSQFLMTLRKHLEGGIINNISQHHTDRVIIFDITTYDFLEGPVTRQLIFEAMGKHANLYLISDNIILDCFKKSFSLTSRQLMPKATFEYFPSSKLSFLDYTYDAHLSYKEITEKYEGVSTLLAKYLVSEKVMSLKNLEVVPTLELDSQKFYFIDIFNSSNKKYFNSLSELLSNRGIKKVTSNLKLEKFIDDKLKKAIKKKVTLESQKLTAEKNLVYKDYGDYIYQSNLDLNLKSATLDDILLDSNLTLNQNAQKFYKLYQKAKRTITHMGDFLIEIEDKITWYEDIIKSFSYLNSDDYNDLEQELILEGYSKKKQVHHSKKKSKPNILQIEIPEGIIYIGKSSTQNAYLVSEIAHSNDYWFHIKDGGGSHVIYRGDTLNENVIRVASMLAAHFSSYSDSSSIPVDYTQVRNLKKIPGKPGYQLNYKNHKTIYIDISKEMIDSLISKQ, encoded by the coding sequence ATGGCATTTGACGGTGTTTTTATTTATCATTTAATCAATGAATTTAATACAGAATTAAAACAAGCAAGAATAGAAAAAATCAATCAAACAGATAAAGAACTTTTCTCATTTCAATTATATTTTAATAAAAAAAGAATGTTTTTAAATATCAATTTAAATTCTCATTTATGTAGTGCTTTTCTTACTTCAACGAAGAGTACTTCTAGTCTTTCATCCCAGTTTTTAATGACTCTAAGAAAGCATTTAGAAGGTGGAATTATTAATAATATTTCACAACACCATACAGATCGTGTGATCATTTTCGATATTACCACCTATGATTTTTTAGAAGGTCCTGTGACTAGACAGTTAATTTTTGAGGCAATGGGAAAGCATGCTAATTTATATCTAATTAGCGACAATATTATTCTAGATTGTTTTAAAAAATCTTTTTCTTTAACCTCTAGACAATTAATGCCTAAGGCAACTTTTGAATACTTTCCTTCATCTAAATTATCATTCTTAGATTATACTTATGACGCTCATCTTTCGTATAAGGAAATAACAGAAAAATACGAGGGCGTTTCAACTTTACTTGCAAAATATCTAGTCAGTGAAAAAGTAATGAGTCTTAAAAACCTTGAAGTTGTGCCTACCTTGGAATTAGATAGCCAAAAATTCTATTTCATCGATATTTTTAATTCTTCAAATAAGAAATACTTCAATTCATTATCAGAACTTCTTTCTAATCGAGGTATTAAAAAAGTAACTTCTAACTTAAAACTAGAAAAATTTATTGATGATAAACTTAAGAAAGCGATAAAAAAGAAAGTTACCTTAGAATCTCAAAAATTAACAGCCGAGAAGAATTTAGTTTATAAAGACTACGGAGATTATATTTATCAATCAAACCTTGATTTAAATTTAAAGTCAGCTACTTTAGATGATATTTTACTTGATTCTAATTTAACATTAAACCAAAATGCTCAAAAGTTTTATAAACTTTATCAAAAAGCTAAAAGAACTATCACACATATGGGCGACTTTTTAATTGAGATTGAAGATAAAATTACTTGGTATGAAGATATTATAAAAAGTTTTTCATATCTTAATAGTGATGATTATAATGATTTAGAACAAGAATTAATTTTAGAAGGTTATAGTAAGAAAAAACAAGTTCATCACTCAAAAAAGAAATCAAAGCCTAATATTTTACAAATAGAAATACCCGAAGGTATCATATATATCGGTAAATCAAGCACACAAAATGCTTATTTAGTTTCTGAAATAGCACATTCTAATGATTACTGGTTTCATATTAAAGATGGTGGCGGGAGTCATGTCATCTACAGAGGAGACACTTTAAATGAAAATGTCATTAGAGTGGCTTCAATGCTGGCAGCGCATTTTTCATCTTATAGTGACTCCAGTTCTATTCCCGTTGATTATACACAAGTAAGAAATCTTAAGAAAATCCCTGGAAAACCAGGTTATCAGTTAAACTACAAAAACCATAAGACAATCTATATTGATATTTCAAAAGAAATGATTGATTCTTTGATTTCTAAGCAATAA
- a CDS encoding superoxide dismutase, with the protein MKFELPKLPYAFDALEPFIDAKTMEIHHGKHHNAYVTNLNAALEKHPELDKDLVSLLSDLESVPADIRTAVQNNGGGHFNHSLFWTLLKVNNGATPEGKLKDAINRDFGSFEAFKNEFANAAKTRFGSGWAWLVVGKDGKLVVTSTLNQDTPLDKGTPILGLDVWEHAYYLNYQNRRPDYVEAFFAVVNWDEVSKLFEKATK; encoded by the coding sequence ATGAAATTTGAATTACCAAAATTACCTTATGCATTTGATGCATTAGAACCATTTATAGATGCTAAAACTATGGAAATCCACCATGGTAAACACCATAACGCTTATGTTACAAACCTTAACGCTGCTTTAGAAAAGCACCCAGAATTAGATAAAGACTTAGTTTCTTTATTAAGCGATTTAGAAAGTGTACCTGCTGATATTCGTACTGCTGTACAAAATAACGGTGGTGGGCACTTTAATCACTCACTATTCTGGACTTTACTAAAAGTAAATAACGGAGCTACTCCAGAAGGTAAATTGAAAGATGCTATTAACCGCGACTTTGGTTCATTTGAAGCTTTCAAAAATGAATTTGCTAATGCTGCTAAAACTCGTTTCGGTAGTGGTTGGGCTTGGTTAGTCGTTGGAAAAGATGGTAAATTAGTAGTTACTTCTACTTTAAACCAAGATACTCCACTTGATAAAGGTACTCCAATTTTAGGATTAGACGTTTGGGAACATGCTTATTACTTAAATTATCAAAACCGTCGTCCTGATTATGTTGAAGCATTCTTTGCAGTTGTTAACTGGGATGAAGTTTCTAAACTTTTTGAAAAAGCAACTAAATAA
- a CDS encoding AAA family ATPase, giving the protein MIETIKISNIKYFQEPITLKLGSYKTLEIIGNNNTGKTTILKSLEEIVCFIRGDITSKDLNYINHKEIFTYELSFILNEKKFQYEFRVLASKVVYERLSGQYDSYFKDIYIKNGSNLKLGKQVIGDIKKYLELINLEETKLLLPLLQYTKDNDLFSIILNKITNCKFVYTYKAKANEILDLLDSSCEVLLLDDLYNRLDEQTITYLLDKIVKTNKQVIYTTVNQNIKLEKLEDNTYLLQELSI; this is encoded by the coding sequence ATGATAGAAACAATAAAAATAAGTAATATCAAATATTTTCAAGAACCTATTACTCTAAAATTAGGTAGCTACAAAACATTAGAGATTATTGGTAATAACAACACAGGAAAAACAACGATACTTAAAAGTCTAGAAGAAATAGTGTGCTTCATTAGAGGTGACATTACTTCTAAAGACTTAAACTATATTAATCATAAAGAAATATTTACTTATGAACTTAGCTTTATACTTAATGAAAAAAAATTCCAATATGAATTTAGAGTATTAGCATCAAAAGTTGTTTATGAAAGATTAAGTGGTCAATATGACTCTTATTTTAAAGACATCTATATAAAAAATGGCTCTAATTTAAAATTGGGAAAACAAGTAATTGGGGATATAAAAAAATATTTGGAACTCATTAATTTAGAAGAAACAAAACTACTTTTGCCTCTATTGCAATACACTAAAGATAATGATCTATTTAGTATTATATTAAATAAAATTACTAATTGTAAATTTGTCTATACATATAAAGCAAAGGCAAATGAGATATTAGATTTACTTGATTCATCGTGCGAAGTATTATTGTTAGATGATTTATATAATAGACTGGATGAACAAACAATTACCTATTTATTAGATAAAATTGTAAAAACAAATAAACAAGTCATCTACACTACCGTTAATCAAAATATTAAACTAGAAAAACTAGAAGATAATACTTATCTATTACAAGAACTTAGTATATAA
- a CDS encoding recombinase family protein — protein MRYGYVRVSTITQNIDRQYEEMLRQGLSAKQIIIDKQSGKDFERKNYQNLRKKLKKNDLLLIHSIDRLGRNYDMIIEEWHYITKVIEADIKVLDMPLLDTRNDANNLVGKFISDIVLQILSFVAETERKNIKQRQAEGIKIAKEKGVHMGRPKYVLPNNFKKVVKKYKNNELTVSQALQILDMKYSTFLKYSKDI, from the coding sequence ATGCGCTACGGTTATGTTAGAGTTTCAACAATCACACAAAACATCGACAGACAATATGAAGAAATGCTAAGGCAAGGCTTAAGTGCTAAACAAATTATTATTGATAAGCAAAGTGGGAAAGACTTTGAGAGAAAAAATTATCAAAATTTAAGAAAAAAACTTAAGAAAAATGATTTACTACTAATCCACTCCATTGACAGATTAGGTAGAAATTATGATATGATCATTGAAGAATGGCATTATATTACAAAAGTTATTGAAGCGGATATCAAAGTACTTGATATGCCCTTACTAGACACTAGAAATGATGCCAATAATTTGGTTGGTAAGTTTATAAGTGATATTGTTTTACAAATTTTATCGTTTGTTGCGGAAACTGAAAGAAAAAATATTAAACAGCGTCAAGCTGAAGGAATAAAAATAGCTAAAGAAAAAGGCGTCCACATGGGGCGCCCTAAATATGTACTTCCTAATAATTTTAAGAAAGTAGTTAAGAAGTATAAGAATAATGAATTAACTGTTTCTCAAGCTTTGCAAATACTTGATATGAAATACTCTACTTTTTTAAAGTATTCTAAAGATATCTAG
- a CDS encoding ATP-binding cassette domain-containing protein, whose protein sequence is MAIIIISNLTKKFKNKKALDDINIEFLPGKIYGIFGNNGAGKTTLLDSIAHLLIPTTGEILVDDHKLGKHSKEKISFMIASGFELSRVKDFIFWYEYFFEDFDSDEALLMLKKYDISLKERVSELSKGTQEKLSVILAISRKTEVYIFDEPLTGVDPVDRIEILDLILSKSTPETTIILSTHLISETERIIDTAVFMKEGKIILNKETDEIRDETGLSIDQYYKELYKKC, encoded by the coding sequence ATGGCGATAATAATAATTTCTAACTTAACTAAAAAATTTAAAAATAAAAAAGCACTAGATGACATCAATATAGAATTTCTCCCAGGAAAAATATATGGTATTTTTGGTAATAATGGTGCGGGAAAAACAACACTATTAGATAGTATTGCGCATCTTTTAATACCAACAACGGGAGAAATTTTGGTAGATGATCATAAATTAGGAAAGCATTCAAAAGAAAAGATTTCTTTTATGATTGCCTCAGGATTTGAACTTTCAAGAGTTAAGGATTTTATTTTTTGGTATGAATACTTTTTTGAAGACTTTGATTCAGATGAAGCATTGCTTATGTTAAAAAAATATGACATTAGTTTAAAAGAGAGAGTTTCTGAGTTGTCAAAAGGAACACAAGAAAAATTATCTGTTATTTTAGCAATATCTAGAAAAACTGAAGTCTATATCTTTGATGAACCACTTACTGGTGTTGATCCAGTGGATAGAATTGAAATATTGGATTTAATTCTTTCAAAGTCAACACCAGAAACAACAATTATCTTATCAACACATCTTATTTCTGAGACTGAAAGAATTATTGATACTGCAGTTTTCATGAAAGAGGGAAAGATTATTCTTAATAAAGAAACAGATGAAATTAGAGATGAAACTGGACTATCTATTGATCAGTACTACAAGGAGCTTTATAAAAAATGCTAA
- a CDS encoding GntR family transcriptional regulator translates to MWKFNDETPLFKQLVEQIRLKIINGSYKPGEKIPSVREFSVETKTNPNTVVKALSELENAGLIYTERTNGKFVTKDIEKIKHEKQEVIMFNMKQTFDKLFSLGITKEELIEYIKEMRNGDNNNF, encoded by the coding sequence ATGTGGAAATTTAATGATGAGACACCTTTATTTAAGCAATTAGTGGAACAAATTAGGTTAAAAATTATTAATGGTTCTTATAAGCCAGGAGAAAAAATACCATCTGTTAGAGAGTTTTCTGTAGAAACTAAGACAAACCCTAATACTGTAGTTAAAGCATTATCAGAACTGGAAAATGCAGGACTTATTTATACAGAAAGAACAAATGGTAAGTTTGTAACAAAGGATATTGAAAAAATAAAGCATGAAAAACAAGAAGTTATTATGTTTAATATGAAACAAACATTTGATAAACTTTTCAGTTTGGGGATAACAAAAGAAGAATTGATTGAATACATAAAGGAGATGCGCAATGGCGATAATAATAATTTCTAA
- a CDS encoding GNAT family N-acetyltransferase, which translates to MIKKSFKELTINELYDILKLRSEIFILEQNCAYQDLDDVDKRAEHYFILNDKSEVISYARFIPENIKYETASIGRVVTKKEARKNGYSKRIIEEMIRDHKQQITISAQVQAQPFYEKIGFKTVGNIYLEDDIPHIKMTIN; encoded by the coding sequence ATGATCAAGAAAAGCTTTAAAGAATTAACTATCAATGAATTATATGATATATTGAAATTAAGATCAGAGATATTTATATTAGAACAAAATTGTGCTTATCAAGATTTAGACGATGTTGATAAAAGAGCTGAACATTATTTTATTTTAAATGATAAGTCTGAAGTTATCAGTTATGCCAGATTTATTCCTGAAAACATTAAATATGAAACAGCGTCTATCGGGAGAGTAGTAACTAAAAAAGAAGCACGAAAAAATGGATATTCTAAAAGAATTATTGAAGAAATGATTAGAGATCATAAACAACAAATTACGATTTCAGCTCAAGTTCAAGCACAACCATTTTATGAAAAGATAGGATTTAAAACAGTAGGAAATATCTATTTAGAAGATGACATCCCCCATATAAAAATGACGATTAATTGA
- a CDS encoding phosphatase PAP2 family protein produces the protein MELEIIRMIQRIRNVFFDHFFNLITELGDQYVFILVVVFFYWFINKKSAYRLVFVFLLSSAMATIIKQVVKRPRPYIQDEKLTVLRKTGGYSFPSGHSQAITIQSLFIYNESYYKNKYIKIILIFLTTIVLFSRMYLGQHYLTDVIAGLALGSLMYLLGNFLFKKMNNKEEVYALVLSFLISVILIILLFFKPAYESYHKIYIGAFGLLGFSVGYYLDKKYLKYEVKNSRLKHIYKFIIGVLGALLIYFVIEIIFKDQSLYKDAILYLLLGLWISIGSLYVFKKVVGYDQEKL, from the coding sequence ATGGAATTAGAAATAATAAGAATGATTCAGAGAATAAGAAATGTTTTTTTTGATCATTTTTTTAATTTAATCACAGAACTTGGAGATCAATATGTTTTTATTCTGGTGGTTGTGTTCTTTTATTGGTTTATAAATAAAAAATCAGCTTATAGATTGGTCTTTGTTTTCTTGTTGAGTTCTGCTATGGCAACCATTATAAAACAAGTAGTAAAAAGACCTAGACCTTATATTCAAGATGAAAAGCTAACTGTTTTAAGAAAAACAGGAGGATATTCATTCCCAAGTGGGCATTCACAAGCTATTACAATTCAGTCACTTTTTATTTATAATGAGAGTTATTATAAAAATAAATATATTAAAATAATTTTAATTTTTTTAACTACTATTGTTCTATTTTCAAGAATGTATCTAGGTCAACACTATTTAACAGATGTAATTGCAGGGCTAGCACTGGGAAGCTTAATGTATTTGCTAGGTAATTTTTTATTTAAGAAAATGAATAATAAGGAAGAAGTATATGCACTTGTTTTAAGTTTTTTAATTAGTGTTATTCTAATTATTTTATTATTCTTTAAACCGGCATACGAAAGTTATCATAAAATTTATATAGGAGCATTTGGACTATTAGGATTTAGTGTAGGATATTATTTAGATAAGAAGTATTTGAAATATGAAGTTAAAAATAGTAGGTTAAAACATATCTATAAATTCATCATTGGGGTATTAGGGGCTTTACTAATTTACTTTGTAATTGAGATTATTTTTAAAGATCAAAGTTTATATAAGGACGCGATTTTATACTTACTATTAGGGTTATGGATAAGTATCGGCTCTTTATATGTATTTAAGAAAGTGGTGGGTTATGATCAAGAAAAGCTTTAA
- the smpB gene encoding SsrA-binding protein SmpB yields MKIVAQNKKATHDYFIETRYEAGIQLLGSEVKSIRATKVNLNDAHVNIRNNEVYLLNMHISKYDFGNRFNHDELRTRKLLLNKKEILKLQSKIKEDGYTIIPLKVYLKDGLIKIEIALAKGKKNYDKRESLKEKDMQMRMKKQFKMN; encoded by the coding sequence ATGAAAATCGTCGCACAAAATAAAAAAGCTACCCATGACTATTTTATAGAAACAAGATATGAAGCAGGAATCCAGCTTCTAGGAAGCGAAGTTAAGTCTATTAGAGCTACTAAAGTGAATTTAAATGATGCACATGTTAATATTAGAAATAATGAAGTGTATCTTCTTAATATGCATATTTCAAAGTATGATTTTGGGAATAGATTTAATCATGATGAATTACGTACTAGAAAATTATTATTAAATAAGAAAGAAATACTTAAACTTCAAAGTAAGATAAAAGAAGATGGGTATACAATTATACCACTTAAGGTATATTTAAAAGATGGACTGATTAAGATAGAAATCGCACTTGCAAAGGGTAAGAAAAATTACGATAAGAGAGAAAGCCTAAAAGAAAAAGATATGCAAATGCGCATGAAAAAACAATTTAAAATGAACTAA
- the rnr gene encoding ribonuclease R codes for MTRLNEVFIWYYEQNKEFITIEEIEDKFEGDALELIKEMVGFFDYHEAYGYSLSKRYALGLLDVKKNVAFLLQEGKDLILEKRDLKDGMNKDLVLVQKHKKYNAVIKVLKRNLTDIVASVKKNRNNVLFTPNKTFDKNVVVKNFPDSLVDGHVVLLKVVSITQYNIVTEFSEIIGHKNDPDIDILEIIYEYQWPLEFPKEVLDSLEHIEVDEQYEKQTRRDLTDEFIITIDGADAKDLDDAISLVKNDNGTYKLGVHIADVSYFVKEGTLVDKEAYKRATSAYLADRVIPMIPHVLSNGLCSLNPNEAKYTITCEMILDNEYKVLSYEIFPSIIISKRRLTYKEVNELLKQNQSLNDQKLDDMLLKMNEISQQLKLYRRRRGGIEFESTEIKFITNDEGKIIDVEERKTDDAEELIESFMLLANETVAYNFQRLNLPGIYRIHEKPDVQKMEQALDTLFKLGQPVDYKRMIQPKSIQKLTEGSKDTPYQYIVHNTLLRAMQKAKYSPESLGHYGLGAKYYSHFTSPIRRYPDLILHRMIREFLFTKKDMKKSVKHFNRILPDVSDHTSAQERKAIMMERDVDKAKSCEYMLDKIGQTFPALIVQMMNAGMFIKLESGIEGFISLRDLSGFYEYDEQTLTYKNNKGKDYKLGDRVVVKLIDVNMIEKQMNYSIVDTESKELVKKYENRRTK; via the coding sequence ATGACCCGATTAAATGAAGTGTTCATATGGTATTATGAACAAAATAAAGAATTTATAACAATTGAAGAAATCGAAGATAAATTTGAAGGTGACGCATTAGAACTTATTAAAGAAATGGTAGGTTTTTTTGACTATCATGAAGCTTATGGATATTCACTTAGTAAAAGATATGCTCTAGGTTTATTAGATGTTAAAAAGAATGTAGCTTTTCTCTTACAAGAAGGGAAAGATTTAATACTTGAAAAAAGAGATTTAAAAGATGGTATGAACAAGGATTTAGTATTAGTTCAAAAACATAAAAAGTATAATGCAGTAATTAAAGTATTAAAACGTAACTTAACTGATATTGTTGCAAGTGTTAAAAAGAATAGAAATAATGTTTTATTTACTCCAAACAAAACATTTGATAAAAATGTTGTAGTTAAAAATTTCCCAGATAGTTTAGTAGATGGTCACGTTGTATTATTAAAAGTAGTAAGTATCACTCAATATAATATTGTTACAGAATTTAGTGAAATCATTGGACATAAAAATGATCCAGATATAGATATCTTAGAAATCATTTATGAATATCAATGGCCTTTAGAATTTCCAAAAGAAGTGCTAGATTCATTAGAACATATTGAGGTTGATGAACAATATGAAAAACAAACAAGAAGAGATTTAACAGATGAGTTTATTATTACAATAGACGGAGCTGATGCAAAAGATTTAGATGATGCAATTTCACTTGTGAAAAATGATAATGGCACATATAAATTAGGCGTTCATATCGCTGATGTAAGTTACTTTGTAAAAGAAGGGACATTAGTGGATAAAGAAGCTTATAAAAGAGCTACTAGTGCATATTTAGCGGATAGAGTGATTCCTATGATCCCTCATGTTTTATCCAATGGATTATGCTCTTTAAATCCTAATGAAGCTAAATATACAATTACATGCGAAATGATTTTAGATAATGAATATAAGGTTTTATCATATGAAATATTCCCAAGCATTATCATTAGTAAAAGAAGATTAACTTATAAAGAAGTTAATGAATTGTTAAAGCAAAATCAAAGTTTAAATGATCAAAAACTTGATGATATGTTATTAAAAATGAATGAAATTTCCCAACAATTAAAATTGTATAGACGACGCCGTGGAGGGATTGAATTTGAGAGCACTGAAATCAAATTTATCACTAATGATGAAGGCAAAATTATAGATGTTGAAGAAAGAAAAACAGATGATGCAGAAGAACTTATTGAATCATTTATGTTGTTAGCTAATGAGACAGTTGCCTATAATTTCCAAAGATTAAACTTACCAGGAATTTATAGAATACACGAAAAACCTGATGTACAAAAAATGGAACAGGCTTTAGATACATTGTTCAAACTAGGACAACCTGTTGATTATAAACGTATGATCCAACCTAAAAGTATTCAAAAACTAACTGAAGGAAGTAAGGATACGCCTTATCAGTATATTGTTCATAATACTTTATTACGAGCAATGCAAAAAGCTAAATACAGTCCAGAGTCCCTTGGACATTATGGCTTAGGTGCTAAATATTATTCACACTTTACATCGCCTATTAGAAGATATCCTGATCTTATTTTACACAGAATGATTAGAGAGTTTTTATTTACAAAAAAAGATATGAAAAAGAGTGTTAAGCACTTTAACAGAATTTTACCTGATGTATCTGATCACACATCAGCACAAGAAAGAAAAGCTATCATGATGGAACGTGATGTAGATAAGGCAAAAAGTTGTGAATACATGTTAGATAAAATTGGACAGACCTTTCCTGCACTGATTGTACAAATGATGAATGCTGGTATGTTTATCAAACTTGAAAGTGGCATTGAAGGTTTTATATCATTAAGAGATTTAAGTGGTTTTTATGAGTATGATGAACAAACACTTACTTATAAAAATAATAAAGGAAAAGATTATAAACTGGGAGATAGAGTTGTTGTTAAACTAATTGATGTTAACATGATTGAAAAACAAATGAACTACTCCATAGTTGATACCGAATCAAAAGAGTTGGTGAAGAAATATGAAAATCGTCGCACAAAATAA
- the eno gene encoding phosphopyruvate hydratase — protein sequence MPYITEVYAREVLDSRGNPTVEVEVYTQSGAFGRAIVPSGASTGEHEAVELRDGDKKRYLGKGVLNAVNNVNEFLGPEIVGFDVTDQVTIDQLLIALDGTPNKGKYGANAILGISMAVARAAADFLGVELYQYLGGFNAKQLPVPMMNIVNGGAHSDAPIDFQEFMIYPVGAKSFKEAIRWGTEVFHNLKAILKAKGLVTAVGDEGGFAPNLASNEDVIDHILEAIKKAGYEAGKDIYIGFDVAASEFFDKEKGKYVFKKSTKEEFTSEQLVEYYAKLVKKYPIISIEDGMDENDWAGWKLLTDKLGKDVQLVGDDLFVTNTEYLAKGIATNTANSILIKVNQIGTLTETFDAIEMAKRAGYTAVVSHRSGETEDTTISDIAVATNAGQIKTGSASRTDRIAKYNQLIRIEDQLGDTAVYLGLKSFYNLKK from the coding sequence ATGCCATACATTACAGAAGTATATGCACGCGAAGTTTTAGACTCACGTGGTAATCCAACAGTAGAAGTTGAAGTTTATACTCAATCAGGAGCATTCGGACGCGCAATCGTTCCATCAGGTGCTTCAACAGGAGAACACGAAGCTGTTGAATTAAGAGATGGAGATAAAAAAAGATATTTAGGTAAAGGGGTTTTAAATGCAGTTAACAACGTTAACGAATTTTTAGGACCTGAAATCGTCGGTTTTGATGTTACTGATCAAGTAACAATTGACCAATTATTAATCGCTTTAGATGGAACACCTAACAAAGGTAAATATGGAGCTAATGCTATTTTAGGTATTTCAATGGCTGTAGCAAGAGCTGCTGCTGATTTCTTAGGAGTTGAATTATACCAATATCTTGGTGGATTCAATGCTAAACAATTACCAGTTCCAATGATGAATATTGTAAACGGTGGAGCACACTCAGATGCACCAATCGATTTTCAAGAATTCATGATCTATCCAGTTGGAGCTAAATCATTTAAAGAAGCTATCCGTTGGGGAACTGAAGTATTCCATAATCTAAAAGCTATTCTTAAAGCAAAAGGATTAGTAACTGCAGTTGGTGATGAAGGTGGTTTCGCACCAAATCTTGCATCAAATGAAGATGTTATTGATCATATTTTAGAAGCTATTAAAAAAGCTGGATATGAAGCAGGAAAAGATATCTATATTGGATTTGACGTTGCAGCTTCAGAATTCTTTGATAAAGAAAAAGGAAAATATGTTTTCAAAAAATCTACTAAAGAAGAATTTACTTCTGAACAATTAGTTGAATACTATGCTAAACTAGTTAAAAAATACCCAATTATCTCAATTGAAGATGGTATGGATGAAAATGACTGGGCAGGATGGAAATTATTAACTGATAAATTAGGAAAAGATGTTCAATTAGTTGGTGATGACTTATTTGTTACAAACACAGAATATTTAGCTAAAGGGATTGCTACTAATACAGCAAACTCAATCTTAATTAAAGTTAACCAAATTGGTACTTTAACAGAAACATTTGACGCTATCGAAATGGCTAAACGTGCTGGTTATACAGCTGTTGTGTCTCATAGATCAGGTGAAACAGAAGATACTACAATTTCAGATATCGCTGTTGCTACAAACGCAGGACAAATTAAAACAGGTTCAGCATCACGTACAGACCGTATTGCTAAATACAACCAATTAATTAGAATTGAAGATCAATTAGGAGATACAGCAGTATACCTAGGATTAAAATCATTCTATAATTTAAAAAAATAA
- a CDS encoding Gx transporter family protein — MKNKIILKKLVYIISLSAIAIIVSLIEIPIPLAEGFKLDFSEVAILIAYLVLGFRGASTVILIRTLVRRLFRGFDPMGLFGESLAFFSSYIMLFTYMMIKKVFRDKQQPLILDMPIEIEKISLKKWILVPIIFSLSLGISFTVLHLSITPYVIGMITMNKPLIPYDNFSSYIVKAFIFSFSYIPLNFVKGAASGIVFLLLKPRIEQIEL, encoded by the coding sequence ATGAAAAACAAAATTATTTTAAAAAAACTTGTGTATATTATTTCTTTATCCGCTATAGCAATTATAGTCAGTTTGATTGAAATACCAATACCATTAGCAGAAGGATTTAAACTAGATTTCAGTGAGGTAGCTATTTTAATCGCTTACTTAGTTTTAGGATTTAGGGGTGCTAGTACTGTTATTTTAATTAGAACGCTTGTTAGACGTTTATTTAGAGGGTTTGATCCTATGGGACTCTTTGGAGAATCATTAGCCTTTTTTTCATCATACATTATGTTATTTACATATATGATGATCAAGAAAGTGTTTAGGGATAAACAACAACCTTTAATTTTAGATATGCCCATTGAAATAGAAAAAATAAGCCTGAAAAAATGGATTTTAGTTCCAATTATTTTTTCTTTAAGTCTAGGCATTTCATTTACAGTACTTCATCTTTCTATCACACCATACGTAATTGGAATGATTACGATGAATAAACCGCTTATTCCATATGATAATTTTTCATCGTATATAGTTAAAGCTTTTATTTTCTCATTTTCATATATTCCGTTAAATTTTGTTAAAGGTGCAGCAAGTGGGATTGTCTTTTTATTACTTAAACCAAGAATTGAGCAAATTGAACTTTAA